A DNA window from Bacillus andreraoultii contains the following coding sequences:
- a CDS encoding DUF1836 domain-containing protein, whose amino-acid sequence MDHVKKFLDQLELDKNITVEDIPNIDLYMDQVIQLFESTYSGTKRNEDDKILTKTMINNYAKGKLFFQIKNKKYSKEHILLISLIFHLKGTISIGDIKRVLEEMNEKIVNEKFDLPQFYGSFLTIVSENMNQFQRDFQELVTSAENEVQAFDEKDKDYLEKVLMISSLSYMSNLYRRAAEKLVDEIQGEE is encoded by the coding sequence GTGGACCATGTAAAAAAATTTCTCGATCAACTAGAATTAGATAAAAATATTACCGTAGAAGATATACCAAATATTGATTTATATATGGATCAAGTGATTCAGTTGTTTGAAAGTACATATAGCGGTACAAAAAGAAATGAAGATGATAAAATATTAACGAAAACAATGATTAACAACTATGCGAAAGGTAAATTATTTTTTCAAATTAAAAATAAAAAGTATTCAAAAGAACATATTCTATTAATCAGTTTAATTTTTCATTTAAAAGGGACAATTTCAATTGGAGATATAAAGCGTGTTCTTGAAGAGATGAATGAAAAAATCGTTAATGAAAAGTTTGACTTACCCCAATTTTATGGAAGTTTTTTGACGATCGTAAGTGAAAATATGAATCAATTTCAACGTGATTTTCAAGAATTGGTTACGAGCGCTGAAAATGAAGTCCAAGCTTTTGATGAAAAGGATAAAGATTACTTAGAGAAAGTATTAATGATATCCTCTCTATCTTATATGAGCAATTTATATCGGCGTGCCGCAGAAAAATTAGTAGATGAAATTCAAGGTGAGGAGTGA
- a CDS encoding QueT transporter family protein produces MKIRTITVNGIIAALYIAITAVIQPIAFSSIQFRVPEIFNHLVVFHKKYFFGVVIGVFFSNLFFSTMNPYDLIFGVAHSIISLALTIFIGKFVTNKWLLMTINSFIFSFLIFIIAFEIKIATGFSVWDTSFPFLETWGILAIGEFGVMIIGMPIMHAIHKRGVLD; encoded by the coding sequence ATGAAAATTAGAACGATTACTGTCAATGGCATTATTGCAGCACTGTACATTGCCATTACTGCAGTTATCCAACCCATTGCCTTCTCCAGTATTCAATTTCGAGTACCAGAGATTTTTAACCATCTCGTTGTCTTTCATAAAAAGTATTTCTTCGGCGTTGTCATTGGGGTGTTTTTCTCAAATTTATTTTTCTCAACAATGAATCCCTATGATTTAATTTTTGGAGTTGCCCACTCGATTATTTCTCTAGCCCTCACTATTTTTATCGGCAAGTTTGTTACAAATAAATGGTTACTGATGACGATTAACTCGTTTATTTTCTCATTTTTGATTTTTATTATTGCGTTTGAAATCAAAATTGCTACCGGATTTTCTGTTTGGGATACAAGTTTTCCATTTTTAGAAACATGGGGAATATTAGCAATTGGAGAGTTTGGCGTTATGATAATTGGAATGCCAATCATGCATGCAATCCATAAACGAGGGGTCTTAGACTAG
- the hemG gene encoding protoporphyrinogen oxidase produces the protein METVLVIGGGITGLSAMYELQKQMKKQKRKIRLILAEASSSFGGKIRTVKEEGFIMEAGADSIVARKLSDSGLLKELGLEEHTVYNAVGTSYLYTEEGLKQIPREAVFGIPASIRSLAETTLLSAEGKVEALKDYYLNDRQFTEDDSIGDFLEYYLGKELVEKQIAPVLSGVYSGSLYNLTIGSTLPYVLQYKEKYGSIMKGIEANKEQFIRDGDKKFLSFADGLSTIAQTIVEKLTDVELLLEHEVVQIDKIDKNMYQVHFQNGQMIEANSIILSIPHTEASRLLNNEQIQEIFSNLKASSLISVYLGYSIPDEALPENGTGYLAPNAEDLYCNACTWTSRKWKHTSTIGNLLVRLFYKSSHPKYSVIRDMNTDELLKIARNDIEKSLGITEEPVVCEVTKWTNQMPTYQINHPKVVDSLEKRVQEYYPGVYLAGCSYYGVGIPDCIENGIDVAREIIGE, from the coding sequence ATGGAGACAGTATTAGTTATTGGTGGGGGAATAACGGGATTATCCGCAATGTATGAGTTGCAAAAGCAGATGAAAAAACAAAAACGAAAAATACGTCTTATTTTAGCGGAAGCATCTTCTTCTTTTGGAGGAAAAATTCGGACCGTGAAAGAGGAAGGTTTTATTATGGAGGCAGGCGCGGATTCAATTGTTGCACGAAAGCTGAGCGACTCTGGACTTCTAAAGGAACTTGGATTAGAGGAGCATACGGTATACAATGCGGTTGGTACGTCCTATCTTTATACAGAAGAAGGGCTTAAACAAATCCCAAGAGAGGCGGTTTTTGGAATTCCGGCTAGTATCCGGTCATTAGCAGAAACGACGTTACTCTCGGCGGAAGGGAAAGTGGAGGCCCTTAAAGATTACTATTTAAATGACCGTCAATTCACGGAGGATGACTCGATAGGTGATTTTCTTGAATATTATTTAGGAAAAGAATTAGTAGAAAAGCAAATTGCACCAGTATTATCAGGCGTCTATTCTGGTTCATTATATAACTTAACGATCGGCTCAACGCTTCCATATGTTTTACAATATAAGGAGAAATATGGAAGTATTATGAAAGGGATTGAAGCGAATAAGGAACAGTTTATTCGTGATGGAGATAAAAAATTCCTTTCGTTTGCTGATGGATTGAGTACAATCGCACAAACAATTGTTGAGAAGTTAACAGATGTAGAACTTTTACTAGAACATGAAGTTGTACAAATTGATAAAATTGATAAAAATATGTATCAAGTTCATTTTCAAAATGGACAAATGATTGAGGCAAATTCAATCATTTTGAGTATCCCACATACAGAGGCGAGCCGGCTATTAAACAATGAACAAATCCAAGAGATATTTTCAAATTTGAAAGCGAGTTCACTAATTAGCGTCTATTTAGGTTATTCAATCCCGGATGAGGCTTTACCAGAAAATGGAACAGGGTATCTTGCGCCAAATGCGGAGGACCTATATTGCAATGCTTGTACTTGGACGAGCCGAAAATGGAAACATACATCGACTATAGGCAATTTACTTGTACGATTGTTTTATAAAAGTAGCCATCCAAAATATTCGGTTATCCGTGATATGAATACAGATGAGTTATTGAAAATTGCGCGCAATGATATCGAAAAAAGTCTAGGAATTACAGAAGAACCGGTTGTGTGCGAAGTTACGAAATGGACGAATCAAATGCCAACATATCAAATAAACCATCCGAAAGTAGTCGATTCATTGGAAAAACGAGTACAAGAATATTATCCTGGTGTTTATTTAGCAGGGTGTTCATATTATGGCGTAGGGATTCCAGATTGTATTGAAAATGGAATTGATGTAGCGCGAGAGATTATTGGTGAATAG
- a CDS encoding OsmC family protein, protein MAEHHFHLKAHWPGLRNDVGTIEASHLQTKISIPLEMDGPGIGTNPDEMLLGAAATCYIITLAAMMERSKLDKEDLMMESVGIVDVTNSVFTYKKIIHRPTIILKEDASPEDEKRAIRLAEKAEKSCMISRAIEGNVELELQVTIKKTQGITEELNPS, encoded by the coding sequence ATGGCAGAACATCATTTCCACTTAAAAGCACATTGGCCTGGATTAAGGAACGATGTCGGAACAATTGAAGCCAGTCATTTGCAAACGAAAATTTCAATCCCACTTGAAATGGATGGACCTGGCATCGGGACAAATCCAGATGAAATGTTGTTAGGTGCAGCCGCAACTTGTTATATTATTACGCTTGCAGCGATGATGGAGCGCAGTAAACTAGATAAGGAAGATTTAATGATGGAGTCCGTCGGTATCGTTGACGTTACAAACAGCGTCTTTACATATAAAAAGATTATTCATCGTCCGACTATTATTTTAAAAGAAGATGCTTCACCCGAAGATGAGAAACGAGCCATTCGATTAGCTGAAAAGGCTGAAAAGTCATGTATGATTAGCCGGGCAATTGAAGGGAATGTCGAATTGGAACTACAAGTAACGATAAAGAAAACTCAGGGGATTACCGAAGAGCTGAATCCTAGCTAA
- the trhA gene encoding PAQR family membrane homeostasis protein TrhA, whose protein sequence is MEKYIREPINSLTHLVGVFLSIAALVVMIVKVATSTGGGKSLAAVIVFGISLILLYTASTTYHWVIAKNKVIAFLRKIDHSMIFVLIAGTYAPFCLVGLDRKLGWTLFGIITGLGLAGVVFKMVWFNCPRWLSTALYIGMGWIAVTVISPLSKTINIGGVVLLILGGVIYTIGGVIYAVKPKFLEFKWMGFHEIFHLFILLGSVMHFLSVYLYVL, encoded by the coding sequence ATGGAAAAGTATATTCGTGAACCAATTAATAGTTTAACTCACCTCGTTGGTGTATTTTTATCTATTGCGGCTCTTGTCGTGATGATTGTAAAAGTTGCTACAAGTACTGGTGGAGGGAAATCTCTAGCCGCCGTAATCGTTTTTGGGATTAGCTTAATTTTACTATATACAGCTTCAACAACTTATCATTGGGTAATTGCTAAAAATAAGGTTATCGCCTTTTTAAGGAAAATTGATCATTCAATGATTTTCGTCTTAATCGCTGGGACGTATGCTCCGTTTTGTTTAGTTGGTCTTGATCGTAAGTTAGGCTGGACTTTATTTGGTATTATTACCGGATTAGGACTTGCTGGCGTTGTTTTTAAAATGGTCTGGTTCAATTGTCCAAGATGGTTATCAACAGCACTTTACATCGGAATGGGTTGGATTGCAGTTACGGTCATCTCACCACTTTCAAAAACGATTAATATTGGTGGAGTCGTATTACTTATTTTAGGTGGAGTTATCTATACAATCGGTGGTGTGATTTATGCCGTTAAACCAAAATTTTTAGAATTTAAATGGATGGGCTTCCATGAAATTTTCCACCTCTTCATTCTTCTCGGTAGCGTCATGCATTTCTTAAGCGTATACTTATACGTGCTTTAA